One Parageobacillus sp. KH3-4 genomic region harbors:
- a CDS encoding cobalt-precorrin 5A hydrolase: MYAIVAITKHGADIARRVGEKLPNADVYYTNKFARGDEEEKGIRLFEGNVRLLLPSLFQTYRGLVLIISLGAVVRMIAPLLKDKKTDPAVVVIDDKGQYVISVLSGHLGGANELTRQVAEILHAQPVITTASDVQKTIAVDLFGRSFGWEWESAEKLTPVSAAVVNEQRVAVVQESGERNWWNYDTPLPNNIHIYDSIAEALAAKPDAALVVTHRLLTKEEEAILQNGVLYRPKVIVLGIGCNRGTTAEEIETVIRETLDELRFSLKSVKAVCTIALKKDEPGLLEVVRKYGWEFVYYTPEELNNVNIEQPSETVYRYTGAYGVSEPAAKLYSGAEKLELVKKKAGNVTISVALLQH, translated from the coding sequence ATGTATGCGATTGTTGCGATTACAAAGCACGGCGCGGACATTGCCCGCCGCGTCGGCGAAAAGCTCCCGAATGCGGATGTGTATTATACGAATAAGTTTGCGAGAGGTGACGAAGAAGAAAAAGGAATTCGCTTGTTTGAAGGGAACGTGCGGTTATTATTGCCGTCGCTCTTTCAAACATACCGCGGGCTTGTGCTTATTATTTCGCTCGGCGCGGTCGTGCGGATGATTGCCCCGTTATTAAAGGATAAAAAAACCGATCCGGCAGTTGTCGTTATCGATGATAAAGGGCAGTACGTCATTAGCGTGCTTTCTGGACATCTTGGCGGGGCGAACGAATTGACGCGGCAAGTCGCGGAAATTTTACACGCCCAACCGGTTATTACGACTGCTTCTGACGTACAAAAAACGATTGCCGTTGATTTGTTTGGCCGTTCTTTTGGATGGGAGTGGGAATCCGCCGAAAAGCTGACGCCTGTCAGCGCCGCTGTCGTCAATGAACAGCGCGTTGCCGTGGTGCAGGAATCAGGGGAGCGAAATTGGTGGAACTACGATACGCCGCTGCCAAACAATATCCATATTTATGATTCGATTGCGGAAGCGCTAGCGGCAAAACCGGACGCCGCTCTTGTCGTGACCCATCGCCTGTTGACGAAAGAGGAAGAAGCGATATTGCAAAACGGCGTTTTGTACCGCCCAAAAGTGATTGTGCTCGGCATCGGCTGCAACCGCGGCACAACAGCGGAAGAAATCGAAACGGTCATTCGCGAAACGTTAGACGAGCTCCGTTTTTCGCTGAAAAGCGTGAAAGCGGTATGTACGATTGCATTAAAAAAAGACGAGCCGGGGCTGCTTGAAGTTGTCCGGAAATACGGATGGGAATTTGTTTACTATACTCCGGAAGAATTAAACAATGTAAACATCGAACAACCTTCGGAAACGGTGTACCGCTATACAGGCGCCTACGGTGTAAGCGAGCCGGCGGCGAAGCTATATAGCGGCGCGGAAAAGCTGGAACTAGTAAAGAAAAAAGCAGGCAATGTCACGATTTCGGTGGCACTTTTGCAACATTAA
- the cobM gene encoding precorrin-4 C(11)-methyltransferase encodes MKLHIIGAGPGAPDLITVKGAQLLKEADAIFYTDSLVNDELIERYRKPEAEVFHTAGMHLEEMVEAMLERLKQGKKVVRIHTGDPSIYGATLEQIALLKKQGVEIEIVPGVSSVFAAAAAVQAELTVPDLTQTVILTRAEGRTPVPEKEKLEELAKHHCTLALFLSATLTKKVTKALKDAGWSDDTPVIVVYKATWPDQKIIYSTVGTLDGDMRENGIRKHALILAGWALDPAIIEREYRSKLYDKTFTHGYRRGV; translated from the coding sequence GTGAAATTACATATTATTGGCGCAGGGCCCGGGGCACCGGACTTGATTACCGTGAAAGGCGCACAATTGCTCAAAGAAGCGGATGCAATTTTTTACACGGATTCGCTCGTCAATGACGAACTGATCGAGCGCTATCGAAAGCCAGAAGCCGAAGTGTTTCATACGGCGGGGATGCATTTAGAAGAAATGGTCGAAGCGATGCTGGAAAGACTGAAGCAAGGCAAAAAAGTCGTGCGCATCCATACGGGGGATCCGTCGATTTACGGAGCGACACTCGAACAAATAGCGCTCTTAAAAAAACAGGGGGTCGAAATCGAAATTGTCCCTGGCGTCAGTTCGGTATTTGCGGCGGCTGCCGCTGTCCAAGCGGAGCTGACTGTTCCGGATTTGACGCAGACGGTTATTTTAACGCGAGCGGAAGGGCGGACGCCGGTCCCGGAAAAGGAAAAGCTGGAAGAGCTGGCGAAACATCATTGCACTTTGGCGCTGTTTTTAAGTGCAACATTAACAAAAAAAGTGACAAAGGCGCTGAAGGATGCGGGCTGGAGCGATGATACCCCCGTTATCGTCGTATATAAAGCGACATGGCCAGACCAAAAAATCATTTATTCCACCGTCGGCACGCTGGATGGGGATATGCGAGAAAACGGCATCCGCAAACACGCGCTCATTTTAGCAGGCTGGGCGTTAGATCCAGCGATCATCGAGCGCGAGTATCGCTCGAAATTGTACGATAAAACGTTTACGCACGGATATCGGCGGGGGGTGTGA
- the cobI gene encoding precorrin-2 C(20)-methyltransferase, with translation MSGTLYGIGVGPGDPELLTVKAFRRLKEAHVIAYPKKQRGSKSYAQQIIEAYFSPTEKEMLGLVFPMTKDRDVLREKWNETAEAIWEQLRAGKDVAFVTEGDPLLYSTFIHLMNIMKERYPNVVIEIVPGVSSVNAAAARLQIPLADGDEHVAIIPARDDYEAMKKALEDHDCVVFLKVAKVMDMMIQLLREQSLLPKAAVVTKVTSKEEVIWNIEQLEGAELEYLTLLVVRK, from the coding sequence ATGAGCGGAACGTTGTACGGCATCGGCGTCGGTCCGGGCGACCCCGAGCTGTTGACGGTGAAGGCGTTTCGCCGTCTGAAGGAAGCGCATGTCATTGCTTATCCGAAAAAACAGCGCGGCAGCAAAAGCTATGCCCAGCAAATTATTGAAGCATATTTTTCTCCGACGGAAAAAGAGATGCTTGGGCTCGTCTTTCCAATGACAAAAGATAGAGATGTGTTGAGAGAAAAATGGAACGAAACGGCAGAAGCGATATGGGAACAGCTCCGCGCGGGAAAAGATGTCGCATTTGTGACCGAAGGTGATCCGCTTTTATATAGCACGTTTATCCATCTGATGAACATCATGAAAGAACGTTATCCAAATGTCGTGATTGAAATTGTTCCGGGAGTTTCCTCCGTCAACGCGGCGGCGGCGAGACTGCAAATCCCGCTTGCCGACGGGGATGAACATGTGGCGATTATTCCGGCGCGCGACGACTATGAGGCGATGAAAAAAGCGCTTGAAGATCATGACTGCGTCGTGTTTTTGAAAGTGGCGAAGGTGATGGATATGATGATTCAGCTCCTTCGCGAACAAAGCTTATTGCCAAAAGCCGCCGTGGTGACAAAAGTGACATCGAAAGAGGAGGTCATTTGGAATATTGAACAGCTCGAAGGCGCGGAGCTTGAATATTTAACGTTATTGGTGGTGAGAAAGTGA